A window of Cygnus atratus isolate AKBS03 ecotype Queensland, Australia chromosome 24, CAtr_DNAZoo_HiC_assembly, whole genome shotgun sequence contains these coding sequences:
- the MDM4 gene encoding protein Mdm4, with the protein MTSSSSAQHPAAENACRITLGQANQVRPKLPLLKILQAAGAQGETFTLKEVMHHLGQYIMVKQLYDKRQQHMVYCGGDQLGELLGLESFSVKDPSPVYEMLKRNLTSAAMTDAAQNLAKEQSVDKPSQDQLKFSPQEGSDTVIREGESNTSAVSTSEHKCENYGDKDLIENLSKSKKPKLDLVFEEWDVAGLPWWFLGNLRSNYKSRSNGSTDIQTNQDIDTAIVSDTTDDLWFLNESPSDQTSAAVKVETADCEEVKEGDTKVTEDACLHDFEDSQCLSDDTDTEAASEDCWQCTKCKKFNSPGKRYCYRCWALRKDWYSDCPKLAHSLSLSNIDAMQNKNDDEGIDVPDCRRTISAPVGQPKDVYVVENKLHVDPCSSIESLDLARECESRESLLHFTEHKKEEEIQSLESIKKLLNPCFLCHHRPRDGNIVHGRTAHLVACFKCAKMLKKKRSPCPVCRKEIEMVIRIFMG; encoded by the exons ATGACATCTTCAAGCTCTGCCCAGCATCCAGCAGCTGAGAATGCCTGCAGAATCACTCTTGGACAAGCTAACCAG GTGCGACCCAAACTGCCACTTCTGAAGattctgcaggctgcaggtgcCCAAGGAGAAACCTTCACGCTGAAAGAG GTTATGCATCACCTAGGACAGTATATAATGGTGAAGCAGCTGTATGACAAAAGACAGCAACACATGGTGTATTGTGGAGGAGATCAGCTGGGGGAACTGCTGGGATTGGAGAGCTTCTCTGTAAAAGATCCAAG CCCAGTCTATGAAATGTTGAAACGGAACCTGACTTCTGCTGCAATGACAG ATGCTGCACAGAATCTCGCAAAGGAACAGAGCGTCGATAAGCCAAGCCAAGACCAGCTGAAG TTTAGCCCACAAGAAGGTTCTGACACTGTCATCAGAGAAGGTGAAAGCAATACATCTGCTGTGTCTACCTCAGAGCACAAATGTGAGAATTATGGAG ACAAAGACTTAATAGAAAACCTCTCTAAAAGCAAGAAGCCTAAACTGGACCTAGTGTTTGAGGAATGGGATGTAGCTGGTCTTCCATGGTGGTTTTTAGGCAACCTCAGAAGCAATTACAAGTCCAGAAGTAATGGATCAACAGATATTCAGACTAACCAG GACATAGACACTGCCATTGTTTCAGATACTACTGATGACTTGTGGTTCCTCAATGAAAGTCCGTCGGATCAGACCAGTGCTGCAGTCAAAGTGGAAACAGCTGACTGCGAGGAAGTGAAAGAAGGTGACACAAAG GTGACCGAGGATGCATGTTTGCATGACTTTGAGGATTCTCAGTGCTTAAGCGATGACACGGACACAGAAGCTGCCTCTGAG GACTGCTGGCAATGCACCAAATGCAAGAAATTTAACTCTCCAGGCAAACGGTACTGTTACCGCTGCTGGGCCTTACGGAAGGACTGGTACTCAGATTGTCCCAAACTGGctcattctctttctctgtccaACATTGATgctatgcaaaacaaaaacgaTGATGAAGGGATAGATGTCCCGGACTGCCGAAGGACTATTTCTGCTCCAGTTGGCCAACCTAAAGACGTGTACGTGGTAGAAAACAAATTACACGTAGATCCCTGCAGCTCTATTGAGTCTTTGGATTTGGCACGAGAATGTGAAAGCAGGGAGTCTCTGTTGCATTTCACTGAAcataaaaaggaggaagaaatacagtCTTTAGAGAgtataaaaaaattactgaatcCTTGCTTCTTATGCCATCACAGACCACGGGATGGGAATATTGTCCATGGAAGGACTGCTCACCTTGTGGCCTGTTTCAAGTGTGCAAAGATGTTGAAGAAAAAGAGATCACCTTGTCCAGTGTGCAGGAAAGAGATTGAGATGGTGATCAGAATCTTTATGGGATAG